From the genome of Triticum aestivum cultivar Chinese Spring chromosome 3B, IWGSC CS RefSeq v2.1, whole genome shotgun sequence, one region includes:
- the LOC123068766 gene encoding LOB domain-containing protein 42 produces the protein MRMSCNGCRVLRKGCGEGCTIRPCLEWIRSADAQANATVFLAKFYGRAGLLNLLAADGPGLRPALFRSLLYEACGRMVNPVYGSVGLLWSGQWEACQAAVEAVLKGRPIVRVTSDAPLAACDIRHVAKADRPAASPEAAAAAGTVLGVSRAGRTGFKRASSSTAKPKSKSFSGAKHDGGLDQAPSHEESAGSHDHGSHVEDDGMAVEQAREEESSEGTDVDAGSHVSQAERSPVPPVAQDEEAHDDEIGLELTLGFQQVTPRVVARSPPAGARFGASSSSAESRHIGLLLELPVA, from the coding sequence atgcGGATGAGCTGCAATGGGTGCCGGGTGCTCCGCAAGGGGTGCGGCGAGGGCTGCACCATCCGCCCCTGCCTGGAGTGGATCCGGAGCGCCGACGCGCAGGCCAACGCCACCGTCTTCCTCGCCAAGTTCTACGGCCGCGCCGGGCTGCTCAACCTCCTCGCCGCCGACGGCCCCGGCCTCCGCCCGGCGCTCTTCCGCTCGCTGCTCTACGAGGCGTGCGGCCGCATGGTCAACCCCGTCTACGGCTCCGTCGGCCTGCTCTGGTCCGGCCAGTGGGAGGCCTGCCAGGCCGCCGTCGAGGCCGTGCTCAAGGGCCGCCCCATCGTCCGGGTCACCTCCGACGCGCCCCTCGCGGCGTGCGACATCCGCCACGTCGCCAAGGCCGACCGCCCTGCCGCGTCTCCGGAGGCCGCCGCGGCGGCCGGCACGGTCCTCGGCGTCTCGCGCGCCGGGCGCACCGGGTTCAAGCgcgcgtcctcctccacggccaagCCCAAGTCCAAGAGCTTCTCCGGCgccaagcacgacggtgggctcgaccAAGCGCCGAGCCACGAGGAGTCCGCCGGCAGCCACGACCACGGCAGCCACGTTGAAGACGACGGCATGGCAGTCGAGCAGGCGAGGGAAGAAGAGTCGTCCGAGGGCACCGACGTTGACGCGGGCTCGCACGTGAGCCAAGCAGAGCGCAGCCCCGTGCCGCCGGTGGCCCAGGACGAGGAGGCACATGACGACGAAATCGGGCTGGAGCTGACGCTGGGGTTCCAGCAGGTCACCCCGCGCGTGGTGGCGAGGTCGCCGCCGGCAGGGGCACGCTTCGGCGCCAGCAGCTCGAGCGCCGAGTCCCGCCACATCGGCCTGCTGCTTGAGCTGCCCGTGGCATAG
- the LOC123068765 gene encoding pentatricopeptide repeat-containing protein At1g66345, mitochondrial, with protein MNAAKSGGRMLARRGGAPFPCRGAASAVPAAAATTPQQVSHYLASSPRVTWEALSASFPAAAAPEGHVDAVLLSLARNPSPSSAETIAKNAHSFFHWSAAASSPSPHSLRSYCLLVHLLARAALISHASVLLQSAITRHSSSPASHFLDAFFAAYEDSGTAATTRGLHLLVHAYAQLRLPEEALEACRYLALRRVLPSLSAFNAVLHAAQRTGRFRVAWEVFELMTLKRVYASQATIELVVGVLSREGALARMAALVERIHGKKCAPGVVAHVALALWIFEEGRTEEGILLLRRMLQRNMVFDGVAYSLMVHAHCRTGDLESAQEQWDDMVRRGCRLNPFVYTCLIGVHCREGNVSEAMRLLQEMLSRGLKPYDATYSHLVTGCFRHERTDEGSEYFDKMLHEGLVPDIGTCNEILEAMCGAGQVGKANELVTAMIDKGTIPGQDTYRKLIDGYGKVGDAEGVVKIYYEMEHRGLNHGIEVFTSLISGLCRCGNPKEAEKFVSVMERKSLAPTSDIGDMLISSYCEKGNTKSALRLYDRMTAQSEKLIPSADTFMMLVRRVIKVKT; from the coding sequence ATGAACGCAGCCAAGTCCGGCGGCCGCATgctcgcgcggcgcggcggcgcccCGTTCCCCTGCCGCGGTGCCGCGTCCGCCGTGCCCGCGGCCGCCGCAACGACGCCCCAGCAGGTCTCCCACTACCTCGCGAGCAGCCCGAGGGTGACCTGGGAGGCGCTCTCCGCCTCGTtccccgccgccgcggcgcccGAGGGGCACGTCGACGCCGTGCTCCTCTCCCTCGCCAGGAACCCCAGCCCCTCCTCCGCCGAGACCATCGCCAAGAACGCGCACAGCTTCTTCcactggtccgccgccgcctcgtcgccgtccCCCCACTCGCTCCGCTCCTACTgcctcctcgtccacctcctcgcccGCGCGGCCCTCATCAGCCACGCCTCCGTCCTCCTCCAGTCCGCCATCACCAGGCACTCCTCCTCGCCCGCTTCGCACTTCCTGGACGCCTTCTTCGCGGCCTACGAGGACAGCGGCACCGCCGCGACCACCCGCGGCCTCCACCTCCTGGTGCACGCCTACGCGCAGCTCCGCCTCCCGGAGGAGGCCCTCGAGGCCTGCCGGTACCTGGCGCTCCGCCGCGTGCTCCCCTCCCTCTCCGCCTTCAACGCCGTGCTGCACGCGGCGCAGCGCACCGGCCGGTTCCGGGTCGCCTGGGAGGTGTTCGAGCTAATGACGCTCAAGCGGGTGTACGCCAGCCAGGCCACCATCGAGCTTGTCGTCGGCGTGCTGAGCCGGGAGGGCGCACTTGCCAGGATGGCGGCCCTCGTGGAGAGGATCCACGGCAAGAAGTGCGCGCCGGGCGTCGTGGCGCACGTCGCGCTAGCGCTGTGGATCTTCGAGGAGGGGAGGACAGAGGAAGGGATCTTGCTCCTCAGGAGGATGCTGCAGAGGAACATGGTGTTCGATGGCGTTGCTTACTCGCTGATGGTGCATGCCCACTGTCGTACTGGTGATCTGGAGTCGGCACAAGAGCAGTGGGACGACATGGTCCGACGAGGCTGTCGCCTGAACCCATTTGTGTATACTTGCCTCATCGGAGTACATTGCCGTGAAGGCAATGTCAGTGAGGCCATGCGGTTGCTGCAAGAAATGCTGTCCAGGGGGTTGAAGCCGTATGATGCTACATACAGTCACCTAGTCACCGGGTGTTTTAGACATGAGAGGACAGATGAGGGGTCGGAGTACTTTGACAAGATGCTCCATGAAGGCCTTGTGCCGGACATTGGGACTTGCAATGAGATCTTAGAGGCGATGTGTGGTGCTGGACAGGTCGGCAAGGCGAACGAGTTGGTGACGGCAATGATCGACAAAGGAACTATTCCTGGTCAGGATACATACCGTAAGCTCATTGATGGGTACGGCAAGGTTGGTGATGCGGAAGGTGTTGTCAAGATTTATTATGAGATGGAGCACAGGGGACTTAACCATGGCATTGAAGTTTTTACCTCCCTGATCAGTGGCCTGTGCCGGTGTGGGAATCCAAAGGAAGCTGAGAAATTTGTGTCCGTGATGGAAAGGAAATCGCTGGCTCCGACTAGTGACATAGGCGATATGCTGATCAGCAGTTACTGTGAGAAGGGCAACACTAAGAGCGCACTTCGGTTATATGACAGGATGACTGCACAGAGCGAGAAGCTAATCCCCTCTGCGGATACGTTTATGATGTTGGTGAGAAGAGTCATCAAAGTAAAGACATAG